DNA sequence from the Acidobacteriota bacterium genome:
GAACTCAAGTCGTTCAAGCCCTCGAACTTCGTCTTCGGGACAGCCGAGATCGACGGCCGGCCGGCGATCGTCTCGGGCGACGACTTCACGGTGCGCGGCGGTTCGGCCGACGCTTCGATCCCCGCCAAGCGAACGCGGTCGGAAGGACTGGCGCTCGAGATGAAGCTCCCCCACGTGCGTCTGGTCGACGGCATGGGCGGCGGCGGCTCGGTCAAGACGATCGAGATGGCGGGCCGCACCTACATTCCAGAGCTTCGAAGCTGGGAAGTCGTCGTGCGGCACCTTGCGGTCGCCCCATCAGTGTCCCTCGCGCTCGGTTCCGTGGCCGGGATCGGCGCCGCCCGGGTATGCACCGCCCACTACTCGGTCATCGTGCGCGACACCGCCCAGATGATGATCGCCGGGCCCGCCCTGGTCGAGTGGGCGGGCGGCGGCGTGGTGCCGAAGGAAGAACTCGGACACGCCCGCATCCACACCGCGAACGGCGCGATCGACGACGCGGTGGACTCGGAGGCCGAGGCCTTCGAACGTGCCCGGCGGTTCCTCTCCTATCTGCCCACGAATGTCGACCAGTTGCCGCCGCGGCTGCCGGAGTCCGAACGGGGTGACGACCCGCAGCGGCGGGACGAGGAGCTGGTGGACATCGTGCCGCGCGACCCCAGACGAACGTACAAGATGCGCGAGGTGATCGAGCGCATCGTGGACCGGGGCTCCTTCTTCGAGATCGGCCGGGACTGGGGCAAGTCGATCATCACCGGCCTGGCGCGCCTGGACGGATGGCCGATCGCCATCTTCGCCGAGGACGTGAACGTCTACGGCGGCGGCTGGGACGCCGACTCCTGCCGCAAGCTGTCCCGTCTGATCGACCTGGCCTCCACGTTCCACCTGCCCCTGCTCCACCTGGAGGACTGCCCCGGTTTTCTGATTGGCCGGGAGGCCGAACACACCGCCACGATCCGCTTCGGTTCCCAGGTTCTCGCGGCCCTGGGCCAGTGCACGACGCCCTTCTGCTGCGTCGTGATCCGCAAGGCATTCGGCGTCGCCGGTGGCGCCAACCACAAGCCGGGAAGCCACCACTTCCGCTACGCATGGCCGTCCGGCGACTGGGGCTCACTGCCGATCGAGGGAGGCATCGAGGTCGCCTACAAGGCCGAACTGGCCGAAGCCGAGGACTACGAAGCCCACCTGGATCGGATCAAGGAGCGCCTGAACCGCGTCCGCTCGCCGTTCCGCTCCGCCGAGTACTTCGAGATCGAGGAGATCATCGACCCGCGCGACACGAGGCCGATCCTCTGCCGTTGGGCCAACCTGGCGGTCAGGTCCCTGACCACGGGTCCCCAGGCGTTCACTTACCGGCCGTGATGGAGGCGTAGCGCCCCGAAACCCCTCGCAAGCTCGGTCTTTCGGCCCATCCCATCCTCGTCCAGGAGCATGCGCCGCGATCCCGGTTGGCGCGTTCCGCGGCAACCGCGACCCACTCGCTGCACCCGTCATCGGGTGCAGGGATGGCACTCACGCGTAGCGTTCCACGGCGCATGCTCCTAGACTAGGACACCCCTGCCTCAGGGGCGATCCACGATGCGCTGCAACCTCCTCGTCCGGGCCTT
Encoded proteins:
- a CDS encoding methylmalonyl-CoA carboxyltransferase; the protein is MSWKPEIDELKRRSALAQEMGGREQVERQHYFGKLTVRERIDAITDAGSFHEIGEIAGRAEYAEDGELKSFKPSNFVFGTAEIDGRPAIVSGDDFTVRGGSADASIPAKRTRSEGLALEMKLPHVRLVDGMGGGGSVKTIEMAGRTYIPELRSWEVVVRHLAVAPSVSLALGSVAGIGAARVCTAHYSVIVRDTAQMMIAGPALVEWAGGGVVPKEELGHARIHTANGAIDDAVDSEAEAFERARRFLSYLPTNVDQLPPRLPESERGDDPQRRDEELVDIVPRDPRRTYKMREVIERIVDRGSFFEIGRDWGKSIITGLARLDGWPIAIFAEDVNVYGGGWDADSCRKLSRLIDLASTFHLPLLHLEDCPGFLIGREAEHTATIRFGSQVLAALGQCTTPFCCVVIRKAFGVAGGANHKPGSHHFRYAWPSGDWGSLPIEGGIEVAYKAELAEAEDYEAHLDRIKERLNRVRSPFRSAEYFEIEEIIDPRDTRPILCRWANLAVRSLTTGPQAFTYRP